Proteins encoded together in one Camelina sativa cultivar DH55 chromosome 9, Cs, whole genome shotgun sequence window:
- the LOC104710505 gene encoding F-box/FBD/LRR-repeat protein At3g26920-like, producing the protein MKRCKSCGQSLSNEDKISDLPEALLLQILSLLPTKDVVAMTILAKRWRYLWKMVPNLEFDYNGRTTLETFSNNVCRCLLSHQAPVLQSLHISISIEEATSIDIAILLGIAFGLHVRKLVLTVYIEEEPFKFPSSLYNCETLETLEFGASFGSILVDVPSPVCLKSLRTLHLLQVEYKGDESILNLLSGCINLETLVVNRNGHDSVDTFTIASPSLQRLTIIDDTNGSVFEIYVPSLKYLKIEGRLGGGRYLLTENVPELVEADIDIDGAMYENILGSLTSVKRLSLKVSPLEITLPISSTFYHLTYLELCTYKSDWWNLLTFMLDISPNLQVLKLIGFKIQWDKFIDQEPWGKWNKPKNVPECFLLHLETLLWTCYEARLEDEIEVAKYILRNARRLEKATFSKLEICSDKRVEMVQELKSVVRASKSCQLVFK; encoded by the exons ATGAAACGATG CAAAAGTTGTGGTCAGAGTTTGAGCAATGAGGACAAGATCAGTGACTTACCTGAAGCTCTGCTTCTGCAGATATTGTCTTTACTTCCAACAAAAGATGTTGTAGCCATGACTATCTTGGCTAAACGATGGCGGTATCTTTGGAAGATGGTGCCTAATCTTGAGTTTGATTACAATGGCAGGACTACTCTCGAGACATTTTCCAATAATGTTTGCAGGTGTTTGCTTTCGCATCAAGCTCCGGTTCTACAGAGTTTGCATATCAGTATTAGTATTGAGGAAGCTACTAGTATAGATATCGCAATATTACTTGGAATTGCATTTGGACTCCATGTGCGTAAGTTGGTACTCACTGTTTACATTGAGGAAGAGCCGTTCAAATTTCCAAGCAGTTTGTATAACTGCGAAACACTAGAGACCTTGGAATTTGGAGCTTCTTTTGGTTCCATTCTTGTAGATGTCCCTTCTCCGGTGTGTCTGAAATCCCTTAGAACTCTACACCTTCTCCAAGTGGAATACAAAGGCGATGAATCAATACTTAACCTTTTATCTGGCTGTATTAATCTTGAAACTTTGGTGGTTAATCGAAATGGACATGACAGTGTGGATACTTTCACTATTGCCTCGCCATCCTTACAGAGGCTAACAATTATTGATGATACTAATGGTTCGGTCTTTGAGATATATGTCCCTTCTTTGAAATACTTGAAGATTGAAGGGCGTCTTGGTGGAGGTCGATATTTGTTGACTGAGAATGTGCCTGAGCTGGTGGAGGCAGATATTGACATCGATGGTGCAATGTACGAGAACATTCTGGGATCTCTCACTTCAGTTAAACGTCTTTCCTTGAAGGTATCACCCTTGGAG ATTACACTTCCTATCAGTAGTACCTTTTATCACTTGACTTATTTGGAGCTATGTACATATAAATCTGATTGGTGGAATCTACTTACGTTCATGCTCGATATTTCTCCTAATTTACAAGTCCTCAAGCTCATCGGTTTCAAGATA CAATGGGATAAGTTTATAGATCAGGAGCCTTGGGGGAAATGGAACAAACCGAAGAATGTTCCTGAATGTTTTTTGCTCCACCTCGAAACATTGCTGTGGACATGTTATGAAGCGAGACTAGAAGATGAGATAGAGGTGGCAAAATATATCCTAAGGAACGCAAGGCGTTTGGAAAAGGCAACTTTCTCCAAACTTGAAATTTGTTCGGACAAGAGAGTTGAGATGGTTCAGGAACTCAAAAGCGTGGTCAGGGCTTCGAAGTCATGTCAACTTGTGTTCAAATGA
- the LOC104710506 gene encoding putative F-box/FBD/LRR-repeat protein At4g13965 gives MEPCKNDGETMNNRDVAKEDRISELPEALILKILSLLPTEEAIATSVLSKQWQSLWTMLPKLKFDSSYHHKRKRGTFSKNVCKTMLSHKAPVLRSLHLKVFLDRCNAKDISDLIGIALSRNVRKLVLQVDLVKCVRIPESLFNFEKLETLKLKFFIRMDVPSSVCLKSLRTLHLRFIDFKDDESVINLLTGCPNLENLMVHRYPSNSMETFTIAVPSLQRLTIYDYTSEHSGYVINAPSLKYLKIEGLRSLVMENVTMLVEANLIYVSNTIIENLLGYLTSVKRLFLELSSLEIKFPTGNIFYQLVYLELLTYKAEWWNLLTLMLDSSPKLQVLKLNDKWRSENNRLAIRSWNQPKNVPGCLLFHLETFVWEGCKRLGEDEKEVAKYILRNTNSLKKATFSRIIYEENNSQDMIEMVEMVEEFESVVRASTSCQLVFKCNLDSIRM, from the exons ATGGAACCATG CAAAAATGATGGCGAGACAATGAATAATCGAGATGTTGCGAAAGAGGACAGGATCAGTGAGTTGCCTGAAGCTTTGATTCTGAAGATATTGTCTCTGCTTCCTACAGAAGAAGCCATAGCCACAAGTGTTTTGTCAAAACAATGGCAGTCTCTTTGGACGATGCTGCCTAAACTCAAGTTTGATTCTTCCTATCATCACAAACGTAAACGCGGAACATTTTCAAAGAACGTCTGTAAGACTATGCTTTCTCACAAGGCTCCAGTTTTACGAAGTCTGCATCTCaaagtttttttagatagatGTAATGCAAAAGATATTAGTGACTTGATTGGGATTGCATTATCTCGCAATGTGCGTAAGCTGGTACTCCAAGTTGACCTTGTGAAATGTGTTAGAATTCCTGAAAGCTTGTTTAACTTTGAAAAACTAGAGACCTTGAAACTCAAGTTCTTCATTCGTATGGATGTCCCTTCTTCAGTTTGTCTGAAATCCCTTAGAACTCTGCATCTTCGCTTCATAGACTTCAAAGACGATGAATCGGTTATTAACCTCTTAACTGGTTGTCCTAATCTTGAAAATTTGATGGTGCATCGATATCCATCCAACAGCATGGAGACTTTCACTATTGCCGTGCCATCCTTACAAAGACTCACAATTTATGATTACACTAGCGAGCATTCAGGCTATGTGATAAATGCTCCTTCATTGAAATACTTGAAGATTGAAGGGCTTAGGTCTCTTGTGATGGAGAATGTGACTATGCTGGTGGAGGCAAATCTCATTTATGTCTCTAATACAATCATTGAGAACCTTTTGGGATATCTAACTTCAGTCAAACGTCTTTTCTTGGAATTATCATCTTTGGAG ATTAAGTTTCCCACCGGTAACATCTTCTATCAGCTGGTATATTTGGAGCTACTTACATATAAAGCAGAGTGGTGGAATCTACTTACCCTTATGCTTGATAGTTCTCCGAAATTGCAAGTCCTCAAGCTCAATGAT AAATGGCGTAGTGAAAATAATCGTTTGGCCATTAGGAGTTGGAATCAACCAAAGAATGTTCCTGgatgtttgttgtttcatcTTGAGACATTCGTGTGGGAAGGCTGCAAAAGGCTaggagaagatgaaaaagaggTGGCGAAATACATCCTAAGGAACACAAATAGTTTGAAGAAAGCAACTTTCTCCAgaataatttatgaagagaacAATTCTCAAGACATGATTGAGATGGTTGAGATGGTGGAGGAATTCGAAAGTGTGGTCAGGGCTTCAACTTCATGCCAGCTTGTATTCAAATGTAACTTAGATTCAATTCGAATGTAA